A genomic segment from Paramixta manurensis encodes:
- the ppiA gene encoding peptidylprolyl isomerase A, which translates to MLKRTLTAVAALLALSSISASSFAAAGDTHVLLTTSAGNIELELNNQKAPISVKNFVDYVNNGFYNNTTFHRVIPGFMVQGGGFTTDMQQKPTNAPIKNEADNGLRNTRGTIAMARTAEQDSATSQFFINVADNAFLDHGQRDFGYAVFGKVIKGMDVADKISQVPTKDVGPYQNVPAKPVVILSAKVLP; encoded by the coding sequence ATGTTGAAACGTACTTTGACAGCGGTAGCGGCGCTCCTTGCGCTGTCTTCAATTTCCGCCTCCTCTTTTGCCGCGGCAGGCGATACGCATGTATTATTGACCACCTCGGCTGGCAATATTGAACTCGAATTAAATAATCAAAAAGCGCCGATCTCGGTGAAAAACTTTGTCGATTATGTGAACAATGGTTTTTACAATAACACCACCTTCCATCGCGTGATCCCAGGCTTTATGGTGCAGGGCGGCGGGTTTACTACCGATATGCAGCAGAAACCGACCAACGCGCCGATTAAAAACGAAGCGGATAACGGCTTGCGTAATACGCGTGGCACCATCGCGATGGCACGTACCGCAGAGCAAGATAGCGCCACCAGCCAGTTCTTTATTAACGTTGCGGATAATGCGTTCCTTGATCACGGCCAACGTGATTTTGGTTATGCGGTATTTGGTAAAGTTATTAAAGGCATGGATGTGGCGGATAAAATCTCTCAAGTGCCGACCAAAGATGTTGGGCCCTACCAAAATGTTCCGGCAAAACCGGTGGTTATCCTCTCGGCGAAAGTTCTGCCGTAA
- a CDS encoding YhfG family protein, which produces MSAKLTDKQKEALWQRRRNTNFQASTRLEGFAIAEVTLSAEQAQQRLQELRRQYGG; this is translated from the coding sequence ATGTCAGCAAAACTGACCGACAAGCAGAAAGAGGCGCTCTGGCAACGGCGCCGTAATACGAACTTTCAGGCCAGCACCAGACTGGAAGGGTTTGCTATCGCCGAAGTCACGCTAAGCGCTGAACAGGCGCAGCAGCGGCTGCAGGAATTAAGGAGGCAGTATGGCGGCTAA
- a CDS encoding putative adenosine monophosphate-protein transferase Fic: MAANAMTERDPYFWHSDNVLKNRLDIHDAAQLQKAELSFSALRAATIELGPKNPGFPHLRAIHQALFQDLYEWAGEIRCIDIYVDDTPFCHYEYIEREGNALMESLAAEELEALPLKEFIARLAHYYCEINVLHPFRDGNGRAQRLFFEQLIIHAGYDIDWRQAERDAWLKANRDGVKGDLQGLTAIFAKVVSEPA; encoded by the coding sequence ATGGCGGCTAATGCGATGACGGAACGCGACCCCTATTTTTGGCACAGCGACAATGTGTTAAAAAACCGGCTCGATATTCATGATGCGGCGCAATTACAAAAAGCGGAACTCTCTTTTAGCGCATTGCGCGCGGCGACGATTGAGCTTGGCCCAAAAAATCCCGGCTTCCCCCATCTTCGCGCCATTCATCAGGCGCTGTTTCAGGATCTCTACGAGTGGGCTGGCGAAATCCGTTGCATTGACATTTATGTTGATGACACGCCGTTCTGCCACTACGAATACATAGAGCGCGAAGGGAATGCCTTAATGGAAAGTCTGGCGGCGGAGGAGCTGGAAGCACTGCCGCTTAAAGAATTTATCGCCAGGCTGGCACATTATTACTGCGAAATTAACGTATTACACCCTTTCCGCGATGGTAATGGCCGCGCCCAACGTCTGTTCTTTGAACAACTGATTATTCATGCCGGTTATGATATCGACTGGCGGCAGGCGGAACGGGATGCGTGGCTGAAAGCCAACCGGGATGGCGTTAAAGGGGATTTGCAAGGATTGACCGCTATCTTTGCCAAAGTGGTGAGCGAACCGGCGTAA
- a CDS encoding aminodeoxychorismate synthase component II encodes MLLLIDNYDSFTWNLYQYFCELGAEVVVHRNDEITLEEISALQPRHLVISPGPCTPDEAGISLAAIRHFAGQLPILGVCLGHQALAQAFGARVIRARQVMHGKTSAIAHNDSGVFSGLAHPLTVTRYHSLLVEWDSLPTCFEVTAWSLREGKPYEIMGLRHKTLQLEGVQFHPESILSEQGHQLLANFLRQ; translated from the coding sequence ATGCTGCTGCTGATCGATAACTACGATTCTTTTACCTGGAACCTCTATCAATACTTTTGCGAGTTGGGCGCTGAAGTGGTGGTACATCGTAATGATGAGATCACCCTTGAGGAGATTTCTGCGCTGCAACCGCGCCATTTAGTTATCTCACCTGGCCCTTGTACGCCAGACGAGGCGGGTATCTCGCTGGCGGCGATTCGTCATTTTGCCGGCCAACTGCCTATTCTGGGCGTTTGTCTTGGTCATCAGGCGCTGGCGCAAGCTTTTGGCGCCCGCGTAATACGCGCCAGGCAGGTTATGCACGGTAAAACCTCGGCGATTGCGCATAACGATAGCGGCGTTTTTTCCGGTTTAGCGCATCCGCTTACCGTAACGCGCTATCACTCGCTGCTGGTTGAGTGGGATTCGCTGCCAACCTGTTTTGAGGTGACAGCCTGGAGTCTGCGAGAAGGTAAACCCTATGAAATTATGGGCTTGCGGCATAAAACGTTGCAGCTTGAAGGGGTGCAGTTTCATCCTGAAAGTATCTTGAGCGAGCAAGGCCATCAACTGTTGGCGAATTTCCTGCGGCAATAA
- the argD gene encoding bifunctional acetylornithine/succinyldiaminopimelate transaminase: MTAEKMAVTRSTFDNVILPVYAPAQFVPVKGKGSRVWDQQGKEYIDFSGGIAVTALGHCHPALVETLKAQGETLWHTSNVFTNEPALRLASKLIAATFAERVFFANSGAEANEAAFKLARYYAAKRHSPYKSKIIAFHNAFHGRTLFTVSVGGQPKYSDGFGPKPADIVHVPFNDLAAVKAVIDDHTCAIVVEPIQGEGGVMPATPAFMNGLRELCNQHNALLVLDEVQSGMGRSGKLFAHEHYDVQPDILTTAKALGGGFPVSAMLTTNEVASVMAPGVHGTTYGGNPLACAVAETALDIINTPEVLSGVESRRQQFVDGLKQIDAALDVFEEIRGKGLLIGAVLKPQHVGKARDILNAAAEHGVMILNAGTDVIRLAPSLVIEPGDITEGLARFAAALKTVL; encoded by the coding sequence ATGACGGCGGAAAAAATGGCGGTAACCCGGTCAACTTTCGATAATGTAATTTTGCCTGTTTATGCACCCGCGCAATTTGTGCCGGTAAAAGGGAAAGGAAGCCGGGTCTGGGATCAGCAAGGCAAAGAGTATATCGATTTTTCTGGTGGTATTGCGGTTACTGCGTTAGGCCATTGTCATCCTGCGCTGGTGGAAACGCTGAAAGCTCAGGGCGAAACCCTGTGGCATACCAGCAATGTTTTTACCAACGAGCCCGCGCTACGTTTGGCGAGTAAACTGATTGCCGCCACCTTTGCGGAACGTGTTTTCTTCGCCAACTCCGGAGCAGAAGCCAACGAAGCCGCATTCAAATTGGCCCGTTACTACGCGGCGAAACGCCACAGCCCCTATAAAAGTAAAATAATCGCTTTCCATAATGCTTTCCACGGACGCACGCTGTTCACCGTTTCGGTTGGCGGCCAGCCGAAATATTCCGACGGTTTTGGTCCGAAACCGGCCGATATCGTGCATGTGCCGTTTAATGATTTAGCGGCGGTAAAGGCGGTGATTGATGATCACACTTGTGCGATTGTGGTTGAGCCGATTCAAGGCGAAGGTGGCGTGATGCCCGCAACGCCGGCGTTCATGAACGGACTGCGCGAACTGTGCAATCAGCATAACGCGCTGCTGGTGCTGGATGAAGTGCAGAGCGGTATGGGGCGTAGCGGTAAACTGTTCGCCCATGAGCATTATGATGTGCAGCCCGATATTCTCACTACCGCCAAAGCGTTGGGCGGCGGTTTCCCGGTGAGCGCGATGCTGACGACTAATGAGGTTGCATCAGTGATGGCGCCGGGCGTGCATGGCACCACCTATGGCGGTAATCCGCTCGCTTGCGCGGTTGCCGAAACGGCGCTGGATATTATCAACACGCCAGAGGTATTGAGCGGCGTTGAAAGTCGTCGGCAGCAATTTGTTGATGGCTTAAAACAGATTGATGCCGCGCTGGATGTGTTTGAGGAAATACGCGGTAAAGGTCTATTAATTGGCGCGGTGTTAAAGCCTCAGCATGTCGGTAAGGCGCGCGATATTCTTAATGCGGCGGCAGAACACGGCGTGATGATCCTGAATGCCGGCACCGATGTTATTCGTCTGGCACCTTCGCTGGTGATTGAACCTGGTGATATTACGGAAGGCTTGGCGCGTTTCGCCGCCGCGTTAAAAACGGTGTTATAA
- a CDS encoding YccS/YhfK family putative transporter yields MWRRIIYHPEVNYALRQTLVLCLPVAIGWLFGNLQQGLLFSLVPACCNIAGLDTPHKRFFKRLIVGGTLFATSSFLIQWLTQHAIPLPAILLAMPLLLGVTGEISPLHARLLPASLIAAIFTLSLIGRMPIWAPPLLYIGGTIWYGFFNWFWFSLWKEQPMRETLSLLYRELADYCDAKYTLLTRLTDPEKALPPLLARQQKAVDLINMCYQQMHMLAANRNNSHKRLTRAFQVALDLQEHISVSLHQPEEVQKLVEQSHAEAVIRWNANLISARLRELADDILYHRLPDRFTMEKPLQALEKISRQHPDNPVGNFCYYHFSRIARVLRTQRPLYPRDLMADRQRRLPLLPALRSYLSIKSAALRTAARFAVMLGIGSTLALSFNIPKPYWILMTIMFVSQNGYSATRVRIQHRALGTFAGLVIAAATLRFEVPETITLSIMLAITLISYLFTRKFYGWSMVGFTVTAVYSLQLLSLNGAQFLLPRLMDTLMGCLIAFAGMIWLWPQWQSGLLRQNAHDALGAYQDALRQLLGDEQAPEKLAWQRVRANQAHNALFNSLNQAMQEPGFNDRYLADMKLWVTHSQFIVEHINAMTILAREHTMLTPTLAERYLQSCEIALQRCQQRLEYDGPGSDTNILEAPENPQEGPITIMERHVKRILSHLSVMHTISSLAWSQRPHHGQWLVRRLRKPE; encoded by the coding sequence ATGTGGCGGCGAATAATTTATCACCCTGAAGTCAATTATGCGTTGCGGCAAACGTTGGTGCTCTGTTTGCCGGTCGCGATTGGCTGGCTATTTGGTAACTTACAACAGGGTCTGTTGTTCTCGCTGGTGCCTGCCTGTTGCAATATTGCCGGTCTGGATACGCCGCATAAGCGCTTTTTTAAGCGCCTGATTGTCGGCGGCACCTTATTTGCCACCAGCAGTTTCCTAATCCAGTGGTTGACGCAACACGCAATTCCCTTACCGGCTATCTTGCTTGCCATGCCGCTATTACTGGGCGTGACCGGAGAAATCAGCCCGCTCCATGCGCGTCTACTGCCGGCCTCACTGATTGCCGCCATCTTTACCCTCAGCCTGATCGGCCGCATGCCGATCTGGGCACCACCGCTTCTCTATATTGGCGGAACTATTTGGTACGGCTTCTTTAACTGGTTCTGGTTTTCGCTGTGGAAAGAGCAACCAATGCGTGAAACGTTGAGCCTGCTCTATCGTGAACTCGCCGACTATTGCGATGCGAAATACACCTTACTTACCCGTTTAACCGATCCGGAGAAAGCGCTGCCGCCGCTGTTGGCGCGCCAGCAGAAAGCGGTCGACCTGATTAACATGTGCTATCAGCAAATGCATATGTTGGCCGCCAACCGAAACAATAGCCATAAACGCCTGACGCGCGCGTTTCAGGTCGCGCTCGATCTACAAGAACATATTTCGGTGAGCTTGCATCAACCGGAAGAAGTACAAAAGCTGGTAGAGCAGAGCCATGCTGAGGCGGTGATCCGCTGGAACGCCAACCTGATCTCTGCCCGGTTACGCGAGCTGGCCGATGACATTCTCTACCACCGGCTGCCCGATCGTTTCACGATGGAGAAACCTTTGCAGGCGCTGGAGAAAATTTCCCGCCAGCATCCGGATAACCCCGTCGGTAACTTCTGCTATTACCATTTCAGCCGCATTGCTCGCGTGTTGCGGACACAGCGCCCGCTCTATCCACGCGATCTGATGGCGGACCGGCAGCGCCGTTTGCCGCTGCTACCGGCGTTACGTAGCTATCTGTCGATCAAGTCCGCCGCACTGCGCACGGCGGCACGTTTTGCGGTCATGCTGGGGATTGGTAGTACGTTGGCGTTGTCGTTTAACATTCCCAAACCTTACTGGATTCTGATGACGATTATGTTTGTCAGCCAGAATGGCTATAGCGCAACGCGTGTTCGTATCCAACACCGGGCGCTAGGCACCTTTGCCGGGCTGGTTATCGCCGCCGCCACGCTGCGGTTTGAGGTACCGGAAACCATTACGTTAAGCATAATGTTGGCGATCACGCTGATCAGTTATCTGTTCACGCGCAAATTCTATGGCTGGTCCATGGTCGGTTTTACCGTAACGGCGGTGTATTCATTACAACTGTTGTCGCTAAATGGCGCGCAATTCCTGCTGCCGCGCTTGATGGATACGCTAATGGGCTGCCTGATTGCCTTTGCCGGTATGATTTGGCTCTGGCCGCAGTGGCAGAGTGGCTTATTACGTCAGAATGCGCACGACGCGCTCGGCGCTTATCAGGACGCGCTGCGTCAATTATTAGGCGATGAGCAAGCGCCGGAGAAACTGGCCTGGCAGCGCGTGCGGGCCAACCAGGCGCATAACGCGTTGTTTAATTCACTCAATCAGGCCATGCAGGAACCGGGGTTTAACGACCGTTATCTGGCGGATATGAAACTGTGGGTAACTCACAGCCAGTTTATTGTTGAGCACATTAACGCTATGACGATTCTGGCGCGCGAGCACACTATGCTGACGCCAACGCTGGCGGAACGTTACCTGCAGTCGTGCGAAATTGCCTTACAGCGTTGCCAACAACGGCTGGAGTATGATGGGCCGGGTTCCGATACCAATATTCTGGAGGCGCCGGAAAACCCGCAGGAAGGACCAATCACCATTATGGAGCGGCATGTAAAACGCATTTTGAGTCATTTAAGCGTGATGCATACCATTTCATCGCTGGCCTGGAGCCAAAGGCCGCATCACGGACAATGGCTGGTCAGGCGTTTGAGAAAGCCTGAATAA
- the crp gene encoding cAMP-activated global transcriptional regulator CRP: MVLGKPQTDPTLEWFLSHCHIHKYPSKSTLIHQGEKAETLYYIVKGAVAVLIKDEEGKEMILSYLNQGDFIGELGLFEEGQERSAWVRAKTACEVAEISYKKFRQLIQVNPDILMRLSSQMARRLQVTSEKVGNLAFLDVTGRIAQTLLNLAKQPDAMTHPDGMQIKITRQEIGQIVGCSRETVGRILKMLEDQNLISAHGKTIVVYGTR, translated from the coding sequence ATGGTTCTCGGCAAACCGCAAACAGACCCTACACTCGAATGGTTCCTGTCACATTGCCATATTCACAAATATCCATCCAAAAGCACGCTAATTCATCAAGGTGAAAAGGCCGAAACGCTCTACTACATCGTCAAAGGTGCCGTAGCCGTGCTGATCAAGGATGAAGAAGGCAAAGAGATGATCCTCTCCTACCTCAATCAGGGTGATTTCATTGGCGAGCTTGGCTTGTTCGAAGAGGGTCAGGAACGTAGTGCGTGGGTCCGTGCAAAAACGGCCTGTGAAGTGGCTGAAATTTCCTATAAGAAATTCCGTCAGTTGATTCAGGTTAACCCAGACATCCTCATGCGCCTCTCTTCGCAAATGGCGCGTCGCCTCCAGGTCACATCGGAAAAAGTGGGTAACCTCGCTTTCCTCGACGTGACGGGACGTATCGCACAAACTTTACTCAATCTGGCAAAACAGCCCGACGCGATGACACATCCGGACGGCATGCAAATTAAAATTACGCGTCAAGAGATTGGCCAGATCGTTGGCTGCTCACGCGAAACCGTCGGGCGTATCCTGAAAATGCTGGAAGACCAAAATCTGATCTCCGCGCACGGCAAAACCATCGTCGTCTACGGCACGCGCTAA
- a CDS encoding OsmC family protein: MQARVKWVEGLTFLGESSSGHQVLMDGNSGDKAPSPMEMVLMAAGGCSAIDVVSILQKGRNEVADCEVKLSSERREEAPRIFTHINLHFIVSGKALSDKAVARAVDLSAEKYCSVAIMLGKGVEITHSYEVVAL, from the coding sequence ATGCAGGCGCGAGTTAAGTGGGTTGAAGGGCTGACCTTTTTGGGAGAATCCTCATCGGGTCATCAGGTACTGATGGATGGGAACTCAGGCGATAAAGCGCCAAGCCCAATGGAAATGGTGCTGATGGCGGCGGGCGGCTGTAGCGCGATTGATGTGGTTTCGATACTGCAAAAGGGACGTAATGAGGTGGCGGATTGTGAAGTCAAGCTCAGCTCGGAGCGTCGGGAAGAAGCGCCGCGTATTTTTACCCATATCAATCTGCATTTTATCGTTAGCGGTAAGGCATTGAGCGATAAAGCGGTCGCGCGGGCGGTAGATTTATCGGCGGAAAAATATTGTTCGGTGGCTATCATGCTAGGGAAAGGCGTTGAGATTACCCATAGCTATGAGGTTGTGGCGTTGTGA
- a CDS encoding phosphoribulokinase, with protein MSARHPIIAVTGSSGAGTTTTSLAFRKIFQQLDLHAAELEGDSFHRYTRPEMDMAIRKARDLGRHISYFGPEANDFGLLEQTFVEYGENGRGKSRKYLHTYDEAVPWNQVPGTFTPWQPLPEPTDILFYEGLHGGVVTQQHNVADKVDLLVGVVPIVNLEWIQKLVRDTSERGHSREAVMDSVVRSMEDYINYITPQFSRTHINFQRVPTVDTSNPFAARGIPSLDESFVVIHFQGLEDIDFPYLLAMLQGSFISHINTLVVPGGKMGLAMELIMSPLVKRLMEGKKIE; from the coding sequence ATGTCTGCCAGGCATCCGATTATCGCCGTCACCGGCTCAAGCGGCGCGGGAACCACCACCACCAGCCTCGCGTTTCGTAAGATTTTCCAGCAGTTGGATTTACATGCCGCTGAACTGGAAGGGGATAGCTTCCACCGCTATACGCGCCCGGAAATGGATATGGCCATTCGCAAAGCGCGTGATTTAGGGCGGCACATCAGTTACTTCGGCCCGGAGGCGAATGATTTCGGCCTGCTGGAACAAACCTTCGTCGAATATGGCGAGAATGGGCGCGGTAAATCGCGCAAGTATTTGCACACCTATGATGAGGCGGTGCCGTGGAATCAGGTGCCGGGTACGTTTACGCCCTGGCAGCCGCTACCAGAACCTACCGACATCTTGTTTTATGAAGGCCTGCATGGCGGCGTGGTAACCCAACAGCATAATGTGGCGGATAAGGTCGATTTGCTGGTAGGCGTGGTGCCGATCGTTAACCTTGAATGGATCCAAAAATTGGTACGTGACACCAGTGAGCGCGGCCATTCGCGTGAAGCGGTGATGGATTCGGTCGTGCGTTCAATGGAAGATTACATTAATTACATTACGCCGCAGTTTTCACGCACGCATATTAACTTCCAGCGCGTTCCCACCGTCGATACCTCAAACCCGTTCGCTGCCCGCGGCATTCCATCGCTGGATGAGAGCTTTGTGGTGATTCATTTCCAGGGTCTGGAAGATATCGACTTCCCTTATTTATTGGCGATGTTGCAAGGTTCATTTATCTCGCACATCAATACGCTAGTGGTTCCGGGTGGAAAAATGGGGCTGGCCATGGAGCTGATTATGTCGCCGCTGGTGAAACGGCTGATGGAAGGCAAAAAAATCGAGTAA